The Xanthomonas sontii genome contains a region encoding:
- the creD gene encoding cell envelope integrity protein CreD: MKSLKLLLRFATIGGLILLLLIPLLMIRGTVQDRQHYRDEAVERVSQSKAGEQRLLGPLRVIPWTQERDVAVLDADGKRVTKRETETGYVLQAPRRLQVEGELKPAQRHIGLFKVQVYSWHARLKAEFDDLDYAAVDRRQYGTPYLAIGLQDVRGLVGTPNLRADGRALPLQPGSEGLSNISKGVHAVLPALRDTQQGRLTDLHDVQMEFVLDGTQALSIVPVGDDNQIALNSPWPHPLFGGRFLPNERRITAQGFQASWALSSLATGAQAQLASGGQDLDALRVDLVDPVDVYTQAERASKYGLLFVVLTFVAFGLFELIKRLPIHPLQYLLVGLALAIFFLLLLSLSEHIPFWQAYLVSAVACIGLQFFYLSGVLRSRLRAAGFASMLTVLYGALYGLLASEDNALLMGSLLLFGILGAIMWITRRIDWYELGASLR; the protein is encoded by the coding sequence ATGAAATCCCTGAAGCTGCTGTTGCGATTCGCCACCATCGGCGGATTGATCCTGTTGTTGCTGATCCCGCTGCTGATGATTCGCGGCACCGTGCAGGACCGCCAGCACTACCGCGACGAGGCGGTGGAACGGGTGTCGCAGAGCAAGGCCGGCGAACAGCGCCTGCTCGGCCCGTTGCGGGTGATCCCGTGGACCCAGGAACGCGACGTCGCGGTCCTCGACGCCGACGGCAAGCGGGTGACCAAACGCGAGACCGAGACCGGCTACGTGCTGCAGGCGCCGCGGCGGCTGCAGGTCGAAGGCGAACTGAAGCCCGCGCAGCGCCACATCGGCCTGTTCAAGGTGCAGGTGTACAGCTGGCATGCGCGGCTCAAGGCCGAGTTCGATGATCTCGACTATGCCGCTGTCGATCGCCGCCAGTACGGCACGCCGTATCTGGCGATCGGCCTGCAGGACGTGCGCGGCCTGGTCGGCACGCCGAATCTGCGCGCCGACGGCCGCGCGCTGCCGCTGCAGCCGGGCTCGGAAGGGCTGTCCAACATCTCCAAGGGCGTGCACGCGGTGTTGCCGGCATTGCGCGATACGCAGCAGGGCCGGCTGACCGACCTGCACGACGTGCAGATGGAATTCGTGCTCGACGGCACCCAGGCGCTGTCGATCGTGCCGGTCGGCGACGACAACCAGATCGCGCTGAACTCGCCGTGGCCGCATCCGCTGTTCGGCGGCCGCTTCCTGCCCAACGAGCGCCGCATCACCGCGCAGGGGTTCCAGGCGAGCTGGGCGCTGTCGTCGCTGGCGACCGGCGCGCAGGCGCAGCTGGCCTCCGGCGGACAGGATCTCGACGCCTTGCGCGTGGACCTGGTCGACCCTGTGGACGTGTATACCCAGGCCGAGCGTGCCAGCAAGTACGGTCTGCTGTTCGTGGTGCTGACCTTCGTCGCCTTCGGCCTGTTCGAGCTGATCAAGCGCCTGCCGATCCATCCGCTGCAGTACCTGCTGGTGGGCCTGGCGCTGGCGATCTTCTTCCTGCTGCTGCTCAGCCTGTCCGAGCACATCCCGTTCTGGCAGGCGTATCTGGTCTCGGCGGTGGCCTGCATCGGGCTGCAGTTCTTCTACCTGTCCGGGGTCTTGCGCAGCCGCCTGCGCGCGGCCGGCTTCGCCAGCATGCTCACCGTGCTGTACGGCGCGCTGTACGGCCTGCTGGCCTCGGAAGACAACGCCTTGCTGATGGGGTCGCTGCTGCTGTTCGGCATCCTCGGCGCGATCATGTGGATCACC
- the creC gene encoding two-component system sensor histidine kinase CreC, with the protein MRLGLKLFLGFFLIVGVAAFFVMRVFVNEVKPGVRQAMESTLVDAANVLAQMAAQDLKDGRIASGRFARDLAAAQRRDPRAMVWRFPKHSVDYRVTLTDAAGIVVFDSRGQDIGRDNSRWNDVYRTLRGEYGARSSPEADGDPNHTVMHVAAPVYDPAEPQRLIGVLTLSQPNRSIEPFIVASQRSILLRGAWLIGISALIGILMTWGLLRGIGRLNRYAQAVSAGAPVPPPPPRRDEIGDLGRALETMRRKLEGKQYVEQYVQSLTHEMKSPLAAIRGAAELLQEPLPEPERQRFVRNIAEQQQRLTETIDKLLALAEVEQHGWLQRREPVALAPLCADLAEALAPQLQARGLQLQLQVQAPDPTLVVSGDPYLLRQALHNLLDNAIAFSPEGAVIVLRAERGADARVLLTVEDAGPGVPDYALERVFERFYSLARPATGQRSSGLGLPFVREVARLHGGDASLRNCDGGGAVACLALPLA; encoded by the coding sequence GTGCGGCTGGGGCTGAAGCTGTTCCTGGGCTTCTTCCTGATCGTCGGCGTGGCCGCCTTCTTCGTGATGCGGGTGTTCGTCAACGAGGTCAAGCCGGGCGTGCGCCAGGCGATGGAATCGACCCTGGTGGACGCGGCCAATGTGCTGGCGCAGATGGCCGCGCAGGATCTCAAGGACGGGCGCATCGCCAGCGGCCGTTTCGCCCGCGACCTGGCCGCGGCGCAGCGGCGCGATCCGCGCGCGATGGTCTGGCGCTTTCCCAAGCACAGCGTCGACTACCGCGTCACCCTCACCGATGCGGCGGGCATCGTGGTGTTCGATTCGCGCGGACAGGACATCGGCCGCGACAACTCGCGCTGGAACGACGTGTACCGCACCCTGCGCGGCGAGTACGGCGCCCGCTCCAGCCCCGAGGCCGACGGCGACCCCAACCACACGGTGATGCACGTGGCCGCGCCGGTCTACGATCCGGCCGAGCCGCAGCGGCTGATCGGCGTGCTGACCCTGTCCCAGCCCAACCGCAGCATCGAGCCGTTCATCGTCGCCAGCCAGCGCAGCATCCTGCTGCGCGGCGCCTGGCTGATCGGCATCTCCGCGCTGATCGGGATCCTGATGACCTGGGGCCTGCTGCGCGGCATCGGCCGGCTCAACCGCTATGCGCAGGCGGTCAGTGCCGGTGCGCCGGTGCCGCCGCCGCCGCCGCGCCGCGATGAGATCGGCGATCTCGGCCGTGCGCTGGAGACCATGCGCCGCAAGCTGGAGGGCAAGCAGTACGTCGAGCAGTACGTGCAGTCGCTGACCCACGAGATGAAGAGCCCGCTGGCCGCGATCCGGGGCGCGGCGGAACTGCTGCAGGAGCCGCTGCCGGAACCGGAGCGGCAGCGCTTCGTGCGCAACATCGCCGAGCAGCAGCAGCGCCTCACCGAGACCATCGACAAGCTGCTGGCGCTGGCCGAGGTGGAGCAGCACGGCTGGCTGCAGCGGCGCGAACCGGTGGCGCTGGCGCCGCTGTGCGCGGACCTGGCCGAAGCGCTGGCGCCGCAACTGCAGGCGCGCGGTCTGCAGCTGCAGCTGCAGGTGCAGGCGCCGGATCCGACCCTGGTGGTGTCGGGCGATCCCTACCTGCTGCGTCAGGCGCTGCACAACCTGCTCGACAACGCCATCGCCTTTTCGCCGGAGGGCGCGGTCATCGTGCTGCGTGCCGAACGCGGCGCCGACGCGCGCGTGCTGCTGACGGTGGAGGACGCCGGCCCGGGCGTTCCCGACTACGCGCTGGAGCGGGTGTTCGAGCGCTTCTACTCGCTGGCGCGCCCGGCCACCGGCCAGCGCAGCTCCGGCCTCGGCCTGCCGTTCGTGCGCGAGGTGGCGCGCCTGCACGGCGGCGACGCCAGCCTGCGCAACTGCGACGGCGGCGGCGCGGTGGCCTGCCTGGCGTTGCCGCTGGCCTGA